The genomic stretch tcaatctTATTAAGTTTTGCATGAAGTTCTATTAGTATAGATGTGTAggaaaaattattaaatgaaCATTGTAAGAGTTTTCAAATTACTCATCAATTTCGTATCTTCTCACTataataaaacaataatattaGCGACAAAATTTCTGTGGGTAATTCCTATTTTTTGTGGGTAATTTACATATCGGTAATTTTTTTAGTTGCCGGTCATTCAGTCAGTCATTCTGACGTAACTATTTGCCACTGGTTATCACCGAGGGATTGCCCATTGTCGATAATTCTGTCGGTAATCCACCCTAGGGTTGGCAAATcatgcggattgggtcgttatcgggtcaacctgataatgacctaacccaataaggcctaacctgaacccgacatgttaaggaaactgtaaatccgaacacgaacccgacctgctaccttcaaatccgaacacgacctgCACCCGatacgaacccgttatcgacacgatataatatgggttgacacgacacgataacaacccgaacctgatattgcacgattaaaacctaatattacacgattaaaccttaattttaacctaatttacacaattaaaattcgttttttactatttaaacctaatttataagaaattaaaaaattaaagtaatatatatttttttaaataataataaaaataataatattatttcttaatgagttacccgtatccgacccgaaATTAtctcttaatgggtcaacccgataaggacacggatccaataagacttgaccctaacccaataatttcgtgcgaattcgtgtcagattatcatatcgtgtcgaaaattgccagccctaatcCACCCTTTTTTGTAGCGTCTATTGTCAGTGTTGCAAATATTTTCGGCAAATACTGATGCTATACAGTAATTTATAACACCGACTTGGACCCCTATCGTCTAAATCTTGGCTTCGATAAGTCTATTAATGTTAGACAGATTATATGGTAAAATACTTTTCGCATTTGTATTTTCGTAATTAATTCTCTATCATTCACGATATCAAATACAGTCTCCTATTTTTATATGATTACCCAAATTCGTCAAATATGAATCATATGATATTTAAATATAGTAGATTTCTCTTCTCCTTTTTTGATTCTAGCTTGATACTTACTATATTTTGCTCCAAAGTTAGATATGGTACATGAGTGAATTTGTCGAGAAACATCATCATTATCTGTGACTCATAAATCGTTTGTAGGACATGTATGTGATTTTTTTCAATGTAGCTTTTGCAattattttttaacatttttgtgATCGAGCTCTTACATGTTACATCAGGTCAAAAACTGATATGCGAATTTATGTACACCCGAAATATAGGAGTCGTCAATTTCATTAAACTTTTaacttaaaatcaaaatatattaattgcAATTAGGAGTACTTATACATCCTATATTAAGCAATCCTCCCATGTCAACAAACATAATTTGGACTACTTGATCAATCTAGCAATTTCTTAGcaacattaattaataaaatgaccTGGACCCAATTCCTATTAATGAACGATTAACTcactaaaatattactccatatttgtTGATTATCAAGTTATCTACTGTACTATATATTCCTTGACCAAAGTCATCGTATAGTTCTTTTCTTCCACACATCGTTTTCGTTATGGTCACACGTAATAATATTTGCATTAAATCCCTCTGCCCATGTTATGTATttctagagaaaaaaaatgtttgacTCACCCCAAATGAAAACGAAAACAGAAACAATGTGTGAAATTGCATAAACCCCATCTCCAAAGTGTGAAGTGTAATCGCAATCACAAGCCTTCATTTTGACCCATCCACACGCTTGTGTGGTCCAAAACTCACATGATCACCCACTCTCTATATACATTCTTGTCCTACCCATTACCAATTATTACGGTTAATTATTAACTGCTTTTTAATGCTTTTGCTTTTCCACATTCATCATGGCCAGCTCGGCCAGCATGGGTGATGTCAAAGATGCATATTTTCTCTCttgaattagggtttcttccttctctctaTGTGAGATCTCTGGGTCTCACAGAGCTTGTATTATTGAGTGAGTTTGAGAGCTTGGGAGGGTTTATACGAGTTCGTCGTTATACTCTATGGAATGAGAATGACTTTTGAAGCCAACAGGTGGCTGGCATGTCTGGACGTCATTTGAACCCATCACTGGAATAGATTGGGAATTATATATCCAAACTCTTAATAGGCTGAATATTTGTATCAATTAATGTTCAATTTTGTTGACACCAAACAAGGAATTATTGTTTCAAATTTGTGTCAACATTGAAATAGAAAGAACTAAATTTGCTCAATTTTCGCTGATAATTTGCTGAAGTACTAACATGTAGGATGATTTGAGACAAGTTGTGTAGCCCACCAAAACGAGAAACTGTCTATACTTTAACAATTGGGAAACAAATATGTTCCAAAATCCTATATGCATAAGCATACAAGTCACCTATTTCCAAGGGGTAACAACAATAAACATGTGTGTTGTAACACAAGCAAAAcgtctaaataaaaaaaaatcggccTCTTCAATATTGTGTATTTGGGTCCATTTATGTCTAAAGACACTGACTAGTTAACTTAAAAAACACCACAAATTCACTGCTTAATAACACGTTGTATGACCCATAAAGGGACGATCGTACATCTTTTAGCTTATCAACAAAGCCATGATTAATGTATTAGGGATAGGACCACCAATTTGTGCAGAAGATTGAAATAATTGGAAGGAAGTTTACTGTTTGCATTTAAAGTGCATACTTTTACAACTAGATAGCAACAAACAAATGTCTAGCCCTTATTCAAACAAGCAGAGAGTTGAAGAAGACATGGATCCTTTGGTCTCATTCGTGTCTTTTCATTTTGTTGTTATAAGTGGAAAGAGTTTAAAACATGCCCACTTTTCATTGATGTGCCCTTTCTCACCTACTCATCTTCAAGTTATTTCAAGTGAACTAAATAATGATACATGATCTTttactttcgcacataaatagtacctgatctttattttatatcgtttttggtaccccatgacaaaaataaccctgggtaccaaatatgtgatttttttgttatggaggatatttttggaaatttcaattaaataggaccaaatatgtaattttttttcttcctttcttatttttttccttctttagtttattcttctttcttttttcttcatttttttctttctttttagtattttatcttccgttcttctttcttttttctccttagtttatgtttcctcttttttcttttctcttctttttcttctttctttttagtattttatacatacatctaattgcactcataatataaatcaataacaaatacctaattaaattaattatttaaagtaattaaatcaattaaatatttttaattaaattatttatactcattttagggttgaaacacctaactaaaaatatttaactctttatcattatgaatacaattcacaattttaaattttgattaagactatattgattagttattaatttaatataaaataataatattatttattaattactactagtttttagtattataacaataatattattataataattaaatagaattataactataattatgattaagtaaatttaaatgatattaaaaaataaattaattattaatttataacatcaaataatagtattaatattgattaataataatagtattaatattgataataataatagtataaagagtgaggaaaataagagaagatattataatatcactttttggtactagttttgttAATGCTCAAAATATCATTTATGAcacaaatagaaaaataaatttgtttagagggtattttggggtgaaaattgcATTAGGtacaaaaaatgtgatttataggtaccaaaaacgatataaaataaatatcatgTATCATTTATGTGTGAAAATGAAAGATTATGTgtcatttatgtagttcattCTTTCACTTATTGATCCACTACATCACATAGGTAGCTAGTCCAATTTCTATCAAAACAATACAGCCTTTAGACCCAATTTTGTTTTATGTAACAAGAAGATTTATATATGGGCTTTGGGGAAAACGGCCCAAATGATGCAACAATTCATGTCAATCGGCCCAAGGATTCACAACAAGGCACAAATTTTGGAGACAATCATTATGGTCCAATCCACAAACTTCCATCCAACAAAATAGTCTTAGATAACAAATTCAATGCAATAAATCAAATGTTAATCATGAAGTAAAATTTCTAAGTTCAAGGCAAAAAATTTAGCATTTTCCTCGATCCTCATGTCTACTTATAATTAATATAGCTTTAATTTGTAAGTATGTCTAGAGATAAAGCTTAAAATCAATTCCAAAATGTACAAAAGTTGAGTACATATATATCACAGCAGTCGAACTTTCAACATTCGCCTTTTCTGCATGATTATTATCCTACCTCTTATCATTATTTTGGCTAACTACATATTTCACAACCAAAACAATCCCAAAAAACAAAAGGTCACTTGCTTTTCATATTTGTGACTCTTTTCCACAAACATTTTTATACAAAAGCAGTCAAGGATATATTATAAAACCTACACTTCTTGCATTTAGAAGTGCAATCAATGGCAAACTAGGTCATCACCTTCTTCCAACTCAATCCCTAGCTCAGCCATCCTCTTCTCCTTGTACACATACCTCTTTGCACAAAACAGAAATATTGCCAAATTGAACACACTCAGAATGGCCAATAGCCAATAGAAATCATAAAGCCGGCCTTCGTTAAGGTTATCCGCGAGCCACGGCTTGTTCAGAGTCACCTTGTGGATAATGGTCACCAATGTTGAGCTCAAGAAAAACCCTAGAGATAATGTGCTTAGAAACAACCCTGTGCTCATTGTTTTCATCCCTTTAGGGCACTCCCTTAAAAAGAAATCGAGTTGACCGATGTACGTGAATGCCTCCCCGGCCCCCACCAGGATAAACTGGGGGATCAGGATGAAGACTGTAAGCGGTAAAGTGGCCTCACTGTCATGTGTCAGGCCATGCGACTGCGCTACCCGAAGCCTCTTGACTTCGGTCAACGCAGCTGCCATCATGGCAATTATGGAGAGGACTAGACCGACCGCGATACGCTGGAGGGGGGTGAGGCCGTGCGGGTTCTTTAACACCTTTCGGCAGATGGGGGTGATTATGCGGTCGTAGATGGGGACGGTGATGAGGATGCTGGCGACGAAGAAAACGGTGAGGGAGGCGGCCGGGATCTCGAACGAGCCGATGTGGCGGTCTAGAGTTGAGGCTTGGGAGACGGAGAATGTGGTCATTTGAGCATACACGGTCCAAAACATTATTGTGGTGGCCCATGTTGGTAGCATTCTTATCACCATCTTAACTTCTTCCACATCGGTTAGTGTCGACATGTACCATTTCCCTTTTTGTGTCGAATCAGGATTGTTTATTGCTGCTTTGTCCAAGAAACTACAACAAAAATTAAGTAATTCCATCAACATCTGTTTAATCAAATCATGTATTTTATGTTGCAGTTAAATTATTGCACGGCTAATTCAATTGACAGAGACATCACATATTTTTCTTTATGTACCCCTAACCCTAGCTGTTGCATGAGACACCAAAAAAATTATgcatttatagtaataatgacaagggtaaaatttaaaattttgtgctTAATTTTATCATTCATTTTGAAATACTTATACTACAATTATTTTCAATTAGGACACATGCATTTAGGAATAGGAATGGAGGCAGACAACTTAATTGTAATGTCTCCAGTGAAGTAATTACACTTGTTTATAATTggcaaaatttatttttattttgactttTCAACTTAGGCAAGTGACTCAACCGATGTGAAGACAAACTTGGTccttttcaaatttattttccTCACGGCAGTTGGCTCAATTTTCTTGTTTGGACAAAATAGTCAATATAAAGTGTATCAAATTGTTGAGAACTCCAATTAGATTCTTAACTTTCTTACTTGAGATTCAAAACTCTATGTATAACAAGTTTTTTTAAAGGTTACCACTTATAAACGTATATACTAGTATAAGTTTaatttcctatatatatataaacaggATCAATCAAGAAATGGAGCTTGACCACACGTTATGTGATAAGCTGCCAACTGGTCCATCGACTCTCAACCCCCCAATATTTTGTCATCTCATGAATTATGTCATTATTTTCTGCTAATAATGCAACACTCCCTACCAAAAGAGATGACTCCTTGCCTCAACTTGATCATTACTAGATACAAATTCTGTAATTTATTGCATATCATATAAAGGGATATTTTATGCTAGACATATTGACCAAACATACATTATTTTATCCCATACTTATAATCAAATGATTATAGACCTTACAAGAAAGAGGGAACATCTCAAGTTAAAACTAAAATCATTCACTCTCTTCAACATCATTATTAACTCATTATGCCATAGACAAAATAAATTCGTTTATTTTCCCTTCCGCCAATCAAATCAAACTAATTATTCACATTCTTCTTTCAATTATGTCAAAAATCTCTTAAATTTTGTGACTATATCATGTCTCATCTGTATAAGTGTTCATAACCATCACCTTACTAGTCTTTTAAGGGTTGActgacccatttctaataatTTAAACCTTATTATTATGTTCATATAGAGCAAATTTACTAAGCATGCTAGGAAAAGgtaaataaatactaataaataaaaagtaggaCTAAAAAGAACTCACCGGAATTCTTTGCTGTGTGGCAACATCTGTTTCTTCTTCTTGCTTTGCGTTTCCGCGGCGGCGGGGATGTCGTCGACGTTGAAGAGCAGCGAGGGGTCGGAGGGGAGGTCGAGGCGCCTCTTCCTCCAGGCGGCGACGAAGACAGTGGCGATCTGCGTGAGCGGGCTGCCGACGAGCTTCTTGAAGCGGTAGCGGCGGGTGCCGGAGAGGAACACCACCAGCCCCAAAACAATGGCCAAGGCGCAGATCCCATACCCCCATTCTCTCCCGACGTTGTCTTGGATGTAAACAAGAACCGTCACCGCTCCGAGCGATCCCAcgttgatgaagaagaagaaccaGTTGAAGAATTTGATCATCTGCTTCCTCTCCTTGTCGTCCGTCTCGTAGAACTGGTCCGACCCGAACCCGGACACGCTCGACTTGAGCCCCCCCGTGCCGAGGGCCGTCAGGTATAGGGCTAGGTAGAGGATGGAGAACTGCTTCCCGGTCGCCGGAATGCAGGCCTCGCTGCCCGGGTTGCATTTTGGCGGCCGGAGGCTCGGGATTGTGGTTGAGATTGTCAGAAGCGTCACTCCCTGATCATCAATATAgaattttgattatttgaaaattaatcAATTCTCAtctctatttaatttattatggcTTTTTCCGTTTTCCTCTTCGCAGGTGATGATGAAAACATGGATTTTTTTAGTAGTATATCAAATTATGAAGAAAAAAAGTTGGTCGACGAAACAAACTAGGAatgttttaatattaaaaaaaagtaaaccaGCAAGTTTCTCACCGTAGCTTGAACTGTGGCGAAGATGCCTATGGTCAAGTACCTGCAAACAAAATGAGGCATGAATGCTTTGTTAGGATTAGATAAGAAATgtcataataatataaaaataaaatgaaacgaACCTTCCGAGGAAAGTATCAGCGACAAATCCACCGAGCAAGCAGAGCATGAAGGAAGTGCCGAGGAAGTTGGTGACGTTGTTGGCGGCGGCGGCATTGCCCAGATGCATGGTTCCGGTCAAGTACGTGACGAGGTTCACCGCTATCCCCAGCGTCGTCAGCCTCTCAAAGGCCTCAACCCCTAATCACCACATCacaacatacatatatattaaataaatgctACATATATAGTTGTGGTAATGCAATGGTTGTTATATACCGAGAATCATGGCGGCGCTGGTCCAGCCGCCGGAGGAGGATTTGAGAGAGGGGCGGCCCTTGTAGTCCCAGGCGTCTGGGAGCGTGTCGGCGGCGTCTAGATTTGTTTGAGGGAGTACGGACGCCATTTCTTTTGCGTCGATATTATGTAATGAGAGTTTTATCTAAGCAAAGAGATTCCTTGAGCTCTTCTCTTTGAAGATGGGTGGATTCAAAGAGTGTGGAGGTGCTTCCTTTTATAGCAGTGTTCTTgtgcatttttttcttttttaaagatatttttctttcattaatTGGCACGTCACGCTAGCTGATTAGTTGATCATAATATTTTAGTATGTATGTGAATTATCTGAGTTCATTTGGACCAATACGAATTATTGATTCCAGGAGCTGTGAATTTAGTTCGATGTTGTCTTTGGATTTATCACTTTCAAAACAGTTGTGTTGTGTGTCTTCCACGCATAATTATCCATTTCTCAtttcaacaaaatggggtatTTTCGCCCCCTAACTAAAAAACATAAGCTAATAAAATACTCCAGTCATTATATTTTTGACTGacacttgtaagttgtaacggTTTGGCTTGAAGGCTACAATTATAACTATATGAATCTTACAACTCTCTTGAAATTTGAATTAACCATCATGAGaaaaattaagaataaaaatatttctccaTTTTTCCTTTGTTATCTCCAGGAAATGTAATATATCCATTTATGAATGTATAGTAAAAGCATAAATTATAGTAGCACAATTTACGGAAAATTACAGCTAGAATAGGATAATGAATTTTGTGATTTTGTCCATTAATAACACGTGATCACATGTTTCTATCATTTTCTCCGTGAAAAGATATTTTCCAGCCACTCGTTATGATACTCCTAATCTCCTACGTATGATACTCCCCCCCTTCAAAATATATATGTGAGAccttatcttcttttatttttagtattatcAGTAGTTGATAATGGTATGTATATGTGGATTAACTTTGAGCTCATTCTTTTGACATTGCGAAGATCAAGTATTTAATCTGATTTCATTAAAATGTTCCAACTTCCATGGTCTTTTTATACTCGATTTTCACCCAACGTAGTATTTCATCATCAAAATATTGAGTCAACCTAAAGCTACCCTTTTTAATTTCAAACAAAATTGGACCATTTTCGAAATTCCATCATGTTTTGGAATCAAGGGAGTCTCAATCCATCATGGATTCATGAACTATGCCAAAATTAAATGGAGTGTGCAAGTACTAGTAGTGTTCTTTagaaaatatagtagtagtactaaatttCATTTAAAAGTCGAATTAATTAATACACAAaaaccatttttttaaaaatcaggTATTGAAAAGACACGACTCACCTATcctgagatggagggagtaaaagTTTAACCAAATAAGGTGGACTTGCGAGTATGATTAGATTGAtttataaaacaataattgagtcACACAAGCTCACGGGCAAGATATCAACAACAATTATTGCGTTCATATTTAAAAATGTAATAAGGTAAGTTGCGAATTACTATCTATTTCATCACTACAAGAATTTTGCTATTAGATTTAAATTGCAAAAACTTTGTCGTCTATAAAGATATACTACTACTCTATATGGGGTTCTAACTTCTAACGTGTTTTAGACTATATTATCTCTAGCATAGGCTCTAAAGATATTGGAGgaaaatcatttaaaataaatttttagtatAACAAAATTTTGGGACATTTCCCCGGaaaaaacaaatactactataaataaTCGAATTTTGCCAAAACGAGATTAGAGGTATTCCGTACGTAACTTAGGAGTACGGCAGTCACATTCAATTTGTTTTGCAGATTTtgtaagtaaaataaaataaatctgaaaattaaaatttttgataATGTATTCATATTCGAGCAAGTAAATGGTGAATTATATTCATGGGTGGAAAAGAAAAGGGCAGCTGCCTGTGATAAGAGAGGGATATTATTGTGTCATGCTTAAATTAAGTTGACTCATTTATTATTAAGGTAAAGctgaagtatttaataaattGCTCAAAGTTTGATTTGATCAACTGAATTTATTACAAACACctggagtatttttttagtagAAGATAAGATATAAGAAATTATACGCATTTTACTTTGGAGTGGACTGGTGTAATTACCctttatttttctaaattgCGCTTCTACTTACTGCTTGTAAAGAGTATTTTCCAACTATTCTGAATTACTATCTTTGACACctaaggtggtgttcggtttacaagataaaatagtacttcctctgtcccattaaatatgcaacattagcttttcgacacgagattttatgtagtgttattttgtgagttaaggaagagagagtaaagtaagtgagaagaaaaagtagagagagtattgtttccatttttagaaacttttcatttttaatgggacaaaacaaaaaggaaaacgtttcatttctaatgggacagagggagcaccaagatataatctaggattgagttgtgagattattttagtcatggGGGGTTAGcaatgactaattatcccatgattatccatctaggattgaatc from Salvia splendens isolate huo1 chromosome 15, SspV2, whole genome shotgun sequence encodes the following:
- the LOC121767292 gene encoding protein NRT1/ PTR FAMILY 6.3-like, with translation MASVLPQTNLDAADTLPDAWDYKGRPSLKSSSGGWTSAAMILGVEAFERLTTLGIAVNLVTYLTGTMHLGNAAAANNVTNFLGTSFMLCLLGGFVADTFLGRYLTIGIFATVQATGVTLLTISTTIPSLRPPKCNPGSEACIPATGKQFSILYLALYLTALGTGGLKSSVSGFGSDQFYETDDKERKQMIKFFNWFFFFINVGSLGAVTVLVYIQDNVGREWGYGICALAIVLGLVVFLSGTRRYRFKKLVGSPLTQIATVFVAAWRKRRLDLPSDPSLLFNVDDIPAAAETQSKKKKQMLPHSKEFRFLDKAAINNPDSTQKGKWYMSTLTDVEEVKMVIRMLPTWATTIMFWTVYAQMTTFSVSQASTLDRHIGSFEIPAASLTVFFVASILITVPIYDRIITPICRKVLKNPHGLTPLQRIAVGLVLSIIAMMAAALTEVKRLRVAQSHGLTHDSEATLPLTVFILIPQFILVGAGEAFTYIGQLDFFLRECPKGMKTMSTGLFLSTLSLGFFLSSTLVTIIHKVTLNKPWLADNLNEGRLYDFYWLLAILSVFNLAIFLFCAKRYVYKEKRMAELGIELEEGDDLVCH